Below is a window of Candidatus Poribacteria bacterium DNA.
TCGGATTGTTGACCGGGAAACGCTCTTTCAAGAATCCGATTATATCTCCGTCCATACGCATCTCAACGCCGAAACGTATCATAGTGTCGGTGAGTCGGAGTTCACATTGATGAAGTCAAGTTGCCGCCTGATTAACTGTGCTCGTGGTGGTATTATTGATGAGAATGCCCTCTATCACGCCTTAAAAAATGGACAACTCGCCGGTGCTGCACTTGACGTTTTTGAAAGCGAACCGGCAACCGAAACCCCACTGCTGGACTTAGAAAATGTACTGGCGCTCCCACATCTCGGGGCGTCTACATCGGAAGCACAGGAACATGTCGCTGTCGAGGTAGCACAGCAGGTAATGAACGCGCTCCGCGGACAGCCCGTCGCGAATGCGGTAAATCAACCCAAAATTGACCCGAGGACACTCGATATTTTGGGCCCTTACTTAGAACTTGCCGAAAAGATTGGCAGCTTTCACGTGCAAATTGTTGAAGGACAGATCTCCGCGATTAAAATCCATTACAACGGCGCGCTCTTCCAGAAAGAAGACGTTACACCGATAACTGTCGCTTTACAGAAAGGGCTTTTGACACCTGTACTCACGGACGTAAATTATGTAAACGCGCCGTTTCTGATTAAGCAACGCGGCATAGCTGTTACAGAGACCAAGAGCGAGGCAGACGCAGATTTTGCCAACTCTATCGCGATTACGGTCACAACCGATAAAGGCGAAGCAATCATCGAGGGGACTGCTTTCGGCAAAAAAGACCTCCGCATCGTCCGAATAGATCAACTTCATATCAACGTGAGACCGACCGGTTATATCCTTCTCATCTACAATAGCGATCAGCCCGGAATGATAGGGTTAATGGGAACGATTCTCGGAGAGCACGGTATCAACATCGCCGATATGACTGTCGGACGTTCGCGCGTATCGGAACTTGCTGTAACGCTCATCAACGTGGATACGCCTGTGCCTCGGCACGTCTTGCAAACCATTGCTGAACAAAAGAAGATTGACTTTGTTAAGCAGGTCTTCCTGGCATAACCAAATGGCACGGAATAATTAAAGATTCTTTGTAGTA
It encodes the following:
- the serA gene encoding phosphoglycerate dehydrogenase, yielding MNKVLVSDLLSQRGLDVLAESGDYEVDVNLNLSHEELLDRIADYHALLIRSATKVTADVIDNAKRLQVVGRAGVGVDNIDVQAATRNGILVVNTPTGNTIAAAEHTIALLLALARNIVPAGISLRNRTWKRNDFIGVELYGKVFGTIGLGRIGREVARRAQAFGMKIIAYDPYISASAAEKIGIRIVDRETLFQESDYISVHTHLNAETYHSVGESEFTLMKSSCRLINCARGGIIDENALYHALKNGQLAGAALDVFESEPATETPLLDLENVLALPHLGASTSEAQEHVAVEVAQQVMNALRGQPVANAVNQPKIDPRTLDILGPYLELAEKIGSFHVQIVEGQISAIKIHYNGALFQKEDVTPITVALQKGLLTPVLTDVNYVNAPFLIKQRGIAVTETKSEADADFANSIAITVTTDKGEAIIEGTAFGKKDLRIVRIDQLHINVRPTGYILLIYNSDQPGMIGLMGTILGEHGINIADMTVGRSRVSELAVTLINVDTPVPRHVLQTIAEQKKIDFVKQVFLA